In Staphylococcus lloydii, the following proteins share a genomic window:
- a CDS encoding DUF1643 domain-containing protein: MKTIKNTLETEAIFSDDQQHRYLLKKTWDSEKQTLTIITMYPNFMGLLRIDLTTQLIMNKVSEMDAFGSINFVNLYSNITTPLNLKHLENAYDNHTDIQIMKAVKESDEVILAWGAYAKKPVVEARVNEVLEMLKPHKTKVKQLMNPVTNEIMHPLNPKARQKWTLKA, encoded by the coding sequence ATGAAAACAATAAAAAATACATTAGAAACTGAAGCCATATTCAGTGATGACCAACAACATCGCTATCTACTTAAGAAAACATGGGACAGTGAAAAACAAACACTTACAATCATTACAATGTATCCAAATTTTATGGGCCTTCTTCGTATAGACTTAACAACTCAGCTCATTATGAACAAAGTTTCAGAAATGGATGCATTTGGCTCAATCAATTTTGTGAATCTATATTCCAATATTACAACACCCCTCAATCTCAAACATCTAGAAAACGCCTATGATAATCATACCGATATTCAAATTATGAAGGCAGTGAAAGAATCGGATGAAGTAATATTAGCCTGGGGTGCTTACGCTAAAAAGCCCGTTGTTGAAGCACGTGTCAATGAAGTATTAGAGATGTTGAAACCACATAAGACGAAAGTGAAACAACTCATGAACCCAGTAACCAATGAAATTATGCACCCCCTTAATCCAAAAGCAAGACAGAAATGGACTTTGAAAGCATAA
- a CDS encoding DUF960 family protein, translating into MNRYITRGIANSLPIILQKQLWQLVARREKTQSKGKESLDYFHIFQFNMHNNQLYIKHKQERPEYVKTHKANVKQSIDINKVYIIREDDVDLSYYVMLLPEEY; encoded by the coding sequence ATGAATAGATATATCACTCGTGGTATTGCCAATAGCTTACCTATCATCTTACAAAAACAATTATGGCAACTTGTAGCACGACGAGAAAAAACACAATCAAAAGGCAAGGAATCATTGGATTATTTTCATATATTCCAATTCAATATGCACAATAACCAACTATATATCAAACACAAACAAGAACGTCCTGAGTATGTCAAAACGCATAAGGCAAATGTCAAACAGTCTATCGATATCAATAAGGTCTACATTATCCGAGAAGATGATGTAGACCTTTCTTATTACGTCATGTTATTACCAGAAGAATACTAG
- a CDS encoding SAUGI family uracil-DNA glycosylase inhibitor — protein sequence MTLEQQLKHYITNLFKLPKDEKWECESIEEIADDILPDQYVRLGPLSNKILQTYTYYSDTLHESNIYPFILYYQKQLIAIGYIDENHDMDFLYLHNSVMPLLDQRYLLTGGQ from the coding sequence ATGACACTAGAACAACAACTCAAGCACTATATAACCAACTTATTCAAACTGCCAAAAGATGAAAAGTGGGAATGTGAATCTATCGAGGAAATCGCTGATGATATCTTACCTGACCAATATGTAAGGCTTGGGCCACTCAGTAATAAAATACTTCAAACCTATACCTACTACTCTGATACACTTCACGAAAGTAATATCTACCCTTTCATTCTCTACTATCAGAAACAGCTCATAGCCATTGGTTATATTGATGAAAACCACGATATGGATTTCTTATATCTACACAACTCGGTCATGCCCCTTTTAGATCAACGATACTTACTAACAGGAGGACAATAA
- the ccrB gene encoding cassette chromosome recombinase CcrB has product MDKMKKKLVGGYIRVSTERQVEGYSIEGQITQIEQYCQFNGYELVDIYADRGISGKSMNRPELQRMLNDAKNGKLDCVMVYKTNRLARNTSDLLTIVEELHRQNVEFFSLSERMEVKNSTGKLMLQILASFSEFERNTILENIYTGQHQRALEGYYQGNLPLGYNNIPDNKKELIINQHEANIVKYIFESYAKGHGYRKIANALNHKGYVTKKGNPFSISAVTYILSNPFYIGKIQFAKYKDWNDKRRKGLNDNPVIAEGKHTPIISQDLWDKVQARKKQVSKKPQVHGKGTNLLTGIIFCEKCGAAYAASNTTNTLKDGTKKRIRYYSCSNFRNKGSKVCSANSVRADVIEKYVMDQILEIVKSDKVIKQVVERVNQENQVDVAALNHDIAYKQQQFDEINAKLKNLIQTIEDNPDLTSALKPTIHQYETQLNDITNQINQLKQQQNQEKPSYDTKQIALLLQRIFQNIESMDKSQLKALYLTVIDRIDIRKDGNHKKQFYVTLKLNNEIIKQLFNNTSLDEVLLSTSSLFLPQTLFLQI; this is encoded by the coding sequence ATGGATAAAATGAAGAAAAAGCTTGTAGGAGGCTACATTCGCGTGTCCACAGAGAGACAAGTAGAGGGTTATAGCATCGAGGGGCAAATTACACAAATAGAGCAATATTGCCAATTTAACGGCTATGAACTCGTTGATATATATGCAGATCGGGGTATATCAGGAAAATCTATGAACCGTCCTGAATTACAGCGCATGTTAAATGATGCTAAAAATGGAAAATTAGACTGTGTTATGGTTTATAAAACAAATCGTTTGGCACGTAATACTTCCGATTTACTTACAATCGTCGAAGAACTTCATCGCCAAAATGTTGAATTTTTTAGCTTGTCTGAACGCATGGAAGTCAAAAATTCAACAGGCAAGTTAATGCTCCAGATACTTGCAAGTTTTTCCGAATTTGAAAGAAATACAATTTTAGAGAACATTTACACCGGACAACATCAAAGAGCTTTAGAGGGCTATTATCAAGGCAATCTTCCATTAGGATATAATAACATACCTGATAATAAAAAAGAATTAATTATTAATCAACATGAAGCTAACATCGTTAAATATATCTTTGAATCTTATGCCAAAGGTCATGGTTATCGTAAAATAGCCAATGCACTCAATCATAAAGGTTATGTCACTAAGAAAGGTAATCCATTTAGTATTTCAGCTGTTACTTATATTCTCTCAAACCCATTCTATATTGGTAAAATTCAATTCGCGAAATACAAAGATTGGAATGATAAACGACGTAAAGGCTTGAATGATAATCCAGTGATCGCTGAAGGCAAACACACACCTATTATTAGTCAAGATTTATGGGATAAAGTACAAGCACGTAAGAAGCAAGTAAGCAAAAAGCCACAAGTGCATGGTAAAGGAACAAATCTTTTGACAGGAATAATTTTTTGCGAAAAATGTGGTGCGGCATATGCAGCTTCAAATACAACCAATACACTCAAAGACGGTACTAAAAAACGCATTCGGTATTATTCATGTAGTAACTTTCGCAACAAAGGATCAAAGGTATGTTCAGCCAATAGTGTTAGAGCTGATGTTATCGAAAAGTATGTTATGGATCAAATACTCGAAATAGTCAAAAGTGATAAAGTTATCAAACAAGTTGTCGAACGTGTCAATCAAGAGAATCAAGTCGATGTAGCTGCACTTAACCATGATATTGCTTATAAACAACAACAATTTGATGAAATAAACGCTAAATTAAAAAATCTAATTCAAACCATCGAAGACAATCCAGACTTAACATCTGCACTCAAACCAACCATTCATCAATATGAAACACAACTGAATGATATTACAAACCAAATTAATCAACTAAAGCAGCAACAAAATCAAGAGAAACCATCTTATGATACGAAACAAATCGCTCTCCTATTACAACGAATATTTCAAAACATAGAATCCATGGATAAATCACAACTCAAAGCATTATACCTTACGGTCATTGATCGTATCGATATTCGTAAAGATGGGAATCATAAAAAGCAATTCTATGTCACACTCAAGCTCAATAATGAGATTATTAAACAACTTTTCAATAATACCTCTCTCGACGAAGTGCTCCTCAGCACTTCGTCTTTATTTTTACCTCAAACGCTCTTTCTTCAAATCTAA
- the ccrA gene encoding cassette chromosome recombinase CcrA — translation MKQAIGYLRQSTTKQQSLAAQKQTIKVLAEKHNIQHITFYSDKQSGRTDKRNGYQQITELIQQGQCDVLCCYRLNRLHRNLKNALKLMKLCQKYHVHILSVHDGYFDMDKAFDRLKLNIFISLAELESDNIGEQVKNGIKEKAKQGKMITTHAPFGYHYHNGTFTIDTVKAQTIKAVFNYYLQGYGYKKIAQYLEEDNKLINRKPYQVRNIILNPNYCGRVINQYGQYENMFPAIVSTTIYEEAQVTRTQKQVERKPSENQLKQKIKCPYCHSTLTNMTVRKPDHSLRYYVCPQNMNNARFVCKFKGINAQELETSVLATCQDFFQNQQLYSKINHTIQQRLKRQRDIETKTTLNHEQLIEKLAQGKIDAETFREQTQSLHQQSKPISSISAYQIRKAFQNIIQERFTLNMLYPYIDEINISKNKSLAGIYFKNEPLNIVKQTMKLSIV, via the coding sequence ATGAAACAAGCAATTGGTTACTTACGACAGAGCACTACAAAGCAACAATCCTTAGCAGCACAAAAACAAACCATCAAGGTATTAGCCGAAAAACATAATATTCAACACATTACCTTTTATAGCGATAAACAATCAGGACGTACTGATAAGCGGAATGGTTATCAACAAATTACTGAACTAATTCAACAGGGACAATGTGACGTATTATGTTGTTATAGATTAAACCGACTTCATCGCAATCTTAAAAATGCATTAAAACTCATGAAATTGTGTCAAAAATACCATGTCCATATCTTAAGCGTTCATGATGGCTATTTTGATATGGATAAAGCATTCGATCGGCTCAAACTCAATATTTTCATCAGCTTGGCCGAACTAGAATCTGATAATATAGGCGAACAAGTCAAAAATGGAATCAAAGAAAAAGCTAAACAAGGTAAAATGATTACAACACATGCACCCTTTGGGTATCACTATCATAATGGTACTTTCACAATAGACACAGTAAAAGCACAAACAATAAAAGCTGTGTTCAATTATTACCTTCAAGGCTATGGTTATAAAAAAATTGCACAATATTTGGAAGAAGATAATAAGTTAATCAACCGAAAACCATATCAAGTACGTAATATTATCCTTAACCCTAATTACTGTGGCCGCGTTATCAATCAATACGGACAATATGAAAACATGTTCCCAGCTATTGTCAGTACAACGATATACGAAGAAGCTCAAGTTACCCGAACTCAGAAACAAGTAGAACGTAAGCCGTCAGAAAATCAACTCAAACAAAAAATCAAATGTCCCTATTGTCATTCGACACTCACAAACATGACTGTCCGAAAACCAGATCATTCATTGCGTTACTATGTCTGTCCGCAAAATATGAATAACGCTCGCTTTGTTTGTAAATTTAAAGGAATCAACGCACAGGAATTAGAAACAAGTGTTTTAGCGACTTGTCAGGACTTCTTTCAAAATCAACAGCTCTATTCAAAAATAAACCATACTATTCAACAACGACTCAAAAGACAAAGAGATATAGAAACTAAAACTACACTCAATCACGAGCAGCTGATAGAAAAATTAGCCCAAGGCAAAATTGATGCAGAAACGTTCAGAGAACAAACGCAATCATTACATCAACAATCAAAACCTATATCATCAATCAGTGCGTATCAAATTCGAAAAGCTTTCCAAAACATCATTCAAGAACGTTTCACGCTAAACATGTTGTACCCCTATATTGATGAAATTAATATTTCTAAAAATAAAAGCCTCGCTGGCATCTATTTCAAAAACGAACCACTGAATATTGTAAAGCAGACTATGAAATTATCAATTGTATAA
- the cch1 gene encoding cassette chromosome replicative helicase, which produces MTNNIFEQYPYWLDSTAWYELIRAKNKNDEDKIIRLSSPIIIENKFLDPTTGVEKLTITDGKNIERIETSDILTTQKLPRLVMFGFSINEKYIKSLGNALQLMRQSLPISTLYTGVGVLSTDEGTVISLDEPYLSKDIEQSQADEIICETKYDLQPKGTFEGWWQMYLDEVKGNLLLELAVIFGVSSLVTAFLKTKHEVEYFGTIFSFMGNSSTGKSTAAALAVSIAGNPSKGDQTLFRGWNGTRNAIEGYLSNNFGVPIALDELSAATFKDTNGLLYSLAEGQGRLRANREGNVKNPHHFGSSVISTAEHTIFKDASANDGLRARCIEISEAFTTSADNADAIKKGTSKNYGHVMPLVAEYLLNRESEVIKWFHREHDWFKTQLNSETNNVGIRMFKRYATITTSARILERVIATPIDLVAVREYLVSYHVDSVSERSLAAKAIDSVVQFVARNRSKFAESKKLSIMTENYGLIELKDDHIQVKMLKDVFKHMLEENQYQDVKNVIDSLRAEGYIQMDSDRIAIKRNVKDTQGKTKTILFYHLVLPSEFAPVLGLSSNSEPYTPPQFDNNITNKELLNKFVKDGREWEEKGDLEL; this is translated from the coding sequence ATGACTAACAACATCTTCGAGCAATATCCATACTGGTTAGATTCAACTGCATGGTATGAACTTATTCGAGCAAAAAACAAAAATGACGAAGATAAGATAATTCGTTTATCTAGTCCAATCATCATAGAAAACAAATTTCTCGACCCTACTACAGGGGTTGAGAAATTGACTATCACGGATGGCAAAAATATTGAACGTATTGAAACGTCAGATATTCTAACGACACAAAAGTTACCTAGACTGGTTATGTTTGGGTTCAGCATCAATGAAAAGTACATTAAATCGCTAGGTAATGCACTACAATTAATGCGTCAATCACTGCCCATTTCTACATTGTATACAGGTGTAGGTGTCTTAAGTACTGATGAAGGTACTGTCATTTCATTAGATGAACCATATCTTTCAAAAGACATCGAGCAGTCTCAGGCTGATGAAATCATTTGTGAAACAAAGTATGACTTACAACCTAAAGGTACATTTGAAGGCTGGTGGCAAATGTATCTTGATGAAGTAAAAGGAAACTTGTTACTGGAGCTTGCTGTGATATTTGGTGTTTCTTCATTAGTGACTGCGTTCTTAAAAACAAAGCATGAAGTCGAATATTTTGGCACGATATTTTCATTTATGGGGAACTCTAGTACGGGTAAATCGACTGCAGCGGCATTAGCAGTTTCAATAGCAGGTAATCCATCTAAAGGTGACCAAACATTATTCAGAGGTTGGAACGGCACCCGTAATGCAATTGAAGGATACTTAAGTAACAACTTTGGTGTTCCTATTGCCTTAGATGAATTATCAGCAGCTACCTTTAAAGATACAAATGGTTTACTTTATTCCCTAGCAGAGGGGCAAGGTCGTCTACGTGCTAATCGAGAAGGAAATGTAAAAAATCCTCACCACTTTGGATCTAGTGTGATTAGTACAGCAGAACACACAATATTCAAAGATGCTAGTGCAAATGATGGTTTGAGAGCAAGATGCATCGAAATATCTGAAGCCTTTACGACAAGCGCTGACAATGCGGACGCCATTAAAAAAGGAACATCAAAAAACTATGGACACGTAATGCCGTTAGTAGCTGAATATCTTCTAAATCGTGAATCTGAAGTAATCAAGTGGTTTCATAGAGAACACGATTGGTTCAAAACTCAGCTTAACAGTGAAACAAACAATGTAGGTATTCGAATGTTCAAACGCTATGCAACAATAACGACATCAGCAAGAATATTAGAACGTGTAATTGCAACCCCTATCGATTTGGTCGCAGTTAGAGAGTACCTAGTTAGTTATCATGTAGATTCCGTAAGTGAACGCAGTTTGGCGGCCAAAGCGATTGATAGTGTGGTTCAATTCGTGGCACGCAATCGTAGTAAGTTTGCAGAAAGTAAAAAACTCTCCATAATGACTGAAAATTATGGCCTTATTGAGCTGAAAGACGATCACATTCAAGTCAAGATGCTTAAAGATGTTTTTAAACATATGTTAGAAGAAAACCAATACCAAGATGTAAAAAATGTAATAGATAGTTTAAGAGCAGAAGGATATATCCAGATGGATTCCGATCGGATAGCTATCAAACGTAATGTCAAAGATACTCAAGGCAAAACAAAAACGATCTTGTTCTACCATCTTGTATTGCCTAGTGAGTTTGCACCTGTTCTCGGTTTAAGCTCAAATTCTGAACCATACACACCACCGCAATTTGATAATAATATAACAAATAAGGAATTACTCAACAAATTTGTTAAAGATGGTAGAGAATGGGAAGAAAAGGGCGATTTAGAACTCTAA
- the ssb gene encoding cassette chromosome ssDNA-binding protein has protein sequence MSKKSYCFLLLKRRACGVAFNLAIGKDFTFNDLNLASNVTCSTDVQQDVGRWFAYFVKNMPNVPFVIIGKNSNGNLVYRKTGPNPMLHKHNWKGGNN, from the coding sequence ATGAGCAAAAAAAGTTATTGCTTTCTTTTGTTAAAAAGACGCGCTTGTGGTGTTGCTTTTAATTTAGCAATTGGTAAAGATTTTACGTTTAACGATTTAAATTTGGCGTCCAACGTTACATGTTCAACTGACGTACAACAAGATGTTGGTCGCTGGTTTGCATACTTTGTAAAGAACATGCCAAATGTCCCATTTGTCATTATTGGTAAGAATAGCAACGGGAACTTAGTTTATCGTAAGACAGGACCTAATCCAATGCTTCACAAACATAACTGGAAAGGTGGTAACAACTAA
- a CDS encoding Cthe_2314 family HEPN domain-containing protein: protein MEITKENPDIYFADSGLISMKTINKIKNIMTWVFYYHNIALHFLHTLHDLMYTLVRELTHSYEVKLELGFKRELVAKLKSSDNETFNKLGNILNKNSPIRTVKYRDEYTHNITPYRLNSHPEKDDYGNAFFKANKPMINDIEEAIKDIESDLEKLQKKAKHIKTALTIL, encoded by the coding sequence ATGGAAATCACCAAAGAAAATCCTGACATATACTTTGCTGATTCTGGCTTAATAAGCATGAAAACCATTAATAAGATTAAAAATATAATGACTTGGGTATTTTATTATCACAACATAGCCCTTCATTTTTTACATACTTTACACGATTTAATGTATACATTAGTAAGAGAATTAACCCATTCTTATGAAGTTAAATTAGAATTAGGTTTTAAAAGAGAACTAGTAGCTAAATTAAAGTCTTCTGACAATGAAACTTTTAACAAATTAGGGAATATACTTAATAAAAACAGTCCTATTCGTACCGTAAAGTATAGAGATGAATATACTCATAACATAACTCCATACCGATTAAATAGCCATCCCGAGAAAGATGATTATGGAAATGCTTTTTTTAAAGCTAATAAACCAATGATTAATGATATTGAGGAAGCTATAAAAGACATAGAGTCAGATTTGGAAAAACTGCAAAAAAAGGCTAAGCATATTAAAACAGCACTTACCATCTTATAG
- a CDS encoding MerR family transcriptional regulator, whose protein sequence is MKQYYIEYVSDYCNIPKSKLRYYEKKNILKHIDRDSNNKRLYTDDDIEMIKFIQCLSNLNMPLKEIRKNTDMLYQNQIDVPSVLRAHLKFLNEQRNLISTHIDLIEQKLQTAMTE, encoded by the coding sequence ATGAAACAATATTACATTGAATATGTCTCAGATTATTGCAATATACCTAAAAGCAAACTGCGTTATTACGAGAAAAAGAATATCTTGAAACACATCGACAGAGATAGCAATAACAAGCGTTTATACACAGACGACGATATCGAAATGATTAAATTTATCCAGTGCCTAAGCAATTTGAATATGCCATTAAAAGAAATCCGAAAAAACACAGATATGCTTTATCAAAACCAAATAGATGTCCCAAGCGTGTTACGCGCACACCTAAAATTCTTGAATGAACAACGGAATTTGATCAGTACACATATCGACTTAATTGAACAAAAATTACAAACTGCCATGACCGAGTGA
- a CDS encoding type 1 glutamine amidotransferase domain-containing protein gives MKKALIVVTNIAKYDNLDRPTGAWFSEVTHFAKDFYDAGYDVDFVSPNGGYVPLDPISLSPEMMGAEDWEYYTDHDYMNKFGQTLSPKEVNPSDYQAIYFAGGHGAIWDFRNNKELNDIALSIYNNQGVLSSVCHGAAGLLDIKENGDYLVRHKDVTGFTNSEEQANGTTEYMPYLLEDEFISNGAHFKKEDDWSNFAVVDGRIVTGQNPQSGHAVAERALKILANQ, from the coding sequence ATGAAAAAAGCTTTAATTGTTGTAACAAACATTGCGAAATACGATAATTTAGACAGACCTACGGGTGCGTGGTTCTCAGAGGTTACGCACTTTGCGAAAGATTTCTATGACGCAGGTTATGATGTTGATTTCGTAAGTCCGAACGGTGGATATGTGCCTCTTGATCCTATCAGTCTTAGCCCTGAAATGATGGGAGCTGAGGACTGGGAATACTACACGGATCATGATTATATGAATAAATTTGGACAAACATTATCTCCAAAAGAGGTTAATCCTAGCGACTATCAAGCCATTTACTTTGCAGGTGGACATGGTGCGATTTGGGATTTTAGAAATAACAAAGAACTTAACGACATTGCGTTAAGTATTTACAATAATCAAGGCGTTCTCTCTTCTGTATGTCATGGTGCGGCTGGTCTACTCGATATTAAAGAAAATGGCGATTACCTCGTTCGTCATAAAGACGTGACTGGTTTTACAAATAGTGAAGAACAAGCAAATGGTACAACTGAATACATGCCATATTTATTAGAAGACGAATTTATTAGTAACGGTGCACATTTTAAAAAAGAGGATGACTGGAGCAATTTCGCAGTCGTAGATGGTCGCATTGTGACTGGTCAAAATCCTCAATCAGGACATGCTGTTGCTGAACGTGCTTTAAAAATCTTAGCTAATCAATAA
- a CDS encoding NAD(P)-binding oxidoreductase, whose protein sequence is MKSLIIGANGGVGQHLIRKLKARDVDFTAGVRKEEQVEVLKADGIDATYIDVAKQSIDELIELFKPYDQILFSVGSGGSTGDDQTIIVDLDGAVKAIKASEHVGRQHFVMVSTYDSRREAFDASGDLKPYTIAKHYADDYLRHSNLKYTIVHPGALTNDHETQQFNMSAQFENVQNPSITREDVAEVLVSVLTDEALKGHEFQIINGDLSLSDATTKYLEE, encoded by the coding sequence ATGAAATCATTAATTATTGGCGCTAATGGTGGCGTCGGTCAACATCTTATACGTAAACTGAAAGCACGAGATGTTGATTTTACTGCCGGTGTTAGAAAAGAAGAACAAGTTGAAGTTTTAAAAGCAGATGGTATTGATGCAACTTACATTGATGTTGCAAAACAATCTATTGATGAATTAATAGAATTATTTAAACCGTATGATCAAATCCTTTTTTCCGTCGGTTCTGGTGGAAGCACAGGTGACGATCAAACAATCATAGTAGATTTAGACGGTGCAGTGAAAGCAATTAAAGCAAGTGAACACGTCGGTCGTCAACACTTTGTTATGGTATCAACGTACGACTCACGTCGAGAAGCGTTTGATGCGTCAGGCGACTTGAAACCATATACCATTGCAAAACATTATGCGGATGACTACTTAAGACATTCAAATTTAAAATATACCATCGTGCATCCAGGCGCATTAACTAACGATCATGAAACGCAACAATTCAATATGAGTGCGCAATTTGAAAATGTACAAAATCCGTCTATTACAAGAGAAGATGTAGCAGAAGTGCTTGTTTCTGTGTTAACTGATGAAGCATTAAAAGGTCACGAATTCCAAATCATCAATGGTGATTTGTCATTATCAGACGCTACGACTAAATATCTGGAGGAATAA
- a CDS encoding NADP-dependent oxidoreductase, giving the protein MNNQQVVLAKRPQSIPQDDVFRFETIETREPHAGEVQVESIYVSVDPYMRGRMNDTKSYVQPFQVNEPLQGHIVGKVTQSNDERLSVGDYVTGILPWKKINTVNGDDVTPVPSKDVPLHLYLSVLGMPGMTAYTGLLQIGQPQSGETVVVSAASGAVGSVVGQIAKIKGAKVVGIAGGKQKTTYLTDELGFDAAIDYKQDDFAQQLEAAVPDGIDVYFENVGGAISDEVFKHLNRFARVPVCGAISAYNNEKDDIGPRIQGTLIKNQALMQGFVVAQFADHFKEASEQLAQWVSEGKIKFEVTIDEGFDNLPSAFRKLFTGENFGKQVVKVAEE; this is encoded by the coding sequence ATGAATAATCAACAAGTTGTACTTGCAAAACGACCACAAAGTATCCCTCAAGACGATGTATTTAGATTTGAAACAATAGAAACTCGAGAACCACATGCAGGTGAGGTTCAAGTAGAATCCATTTATGTATCTGTAGATCCTTACATGAGAGGCAGAATGAATGATACAAAAAGTTATGTTCAACCTTTCCAAGTGAATGAGCCATTACAAGGTCATATTGTTGGAAAAGTCACACAATCGAACGATGAACGTCTATCTGTCGGCGATTATGTCACAGGCATATTACCATGGAAAAAGATAAATACAGTGAATGGAGACGATGTGACCCCTGTGCCATCAAAAGATGTACCATTACATTTATATTTGAGTGTTTTAGGCATGCCGGGAATGACGGCCTATACAGGATTGCTTCAAATTGGTCAACCACAATCTGGCGAGACGGTTGTCGTGTCAGCTGCATCAGGTGCAGTAGGCTCTGTCGTAGGACAAATTGCTAAGATTAAAGGCGCAAAAGTTGTCGGTATTGCTGGTGGTAAGCAGAAAACAACATATTTAACAGATGAATTAGGATTTGATGCGGCCATTGACTATAAACAAGATGATTTCGCACAACAACTCGAAGCGGCTGTACCAGATGGTATTGATGTGTATTTTGAAAATGTAGGCGGCGCAATTTCTGATGAAGTGTTTAAACACTTAAATCGATTTGCACGCGTTCCGGTATGTGGTGCAATTTCAGCATATAATAATGAAAAAGACGATATTGGACCACGTATCCAAGGAACGTTGATTAAAAATCAAGCATTGATGCAAGGTTTTGTAGTAGCACAATTCGCTGATCATTTTAAAGAAGCAAGCGAACAACTCGCACAATGGGTGTCTGAAGGTAAAATTAAATTTGAAGTGACGATAGATGAAGGTTTTGATAATTTACCTTCTGCATTTAGAAAGTTATTCACAGGAGAGAATTTTGGTAAACAAGTTGTCAAAGTCGCTGAAGAATAG
- a CDS encoding DoxX family protein: MKNIIVRLIFSLLFYKSGVAHFKNKDMFLKIVPSYLPFKHAIVKYSGILEFTIAFYVLGAKNRSRVRKVVQGFLWLVFPANIYAARKNISYKDERDETDSVKQHVIRLPSQFVMVALAKLL; the protein is encoded by the coding sequence ATGAAAAATATCATCGTAAGACTCATATTTAGTTTACTGTTTTATAAAAGTGGTGTTGCACACTTTAAAAATAAAGATATGTTTTTAAAAATCGTGCCGTCCTATTTACCTTTCAAACACGCAATAGTTAAGTATTCGGGCATATTAGAATTTACAATTGCTTTTTATGTACTCGGTGCTAAAAATAGATCACGCGTAAGAAAAGTAGTACAAGGATTCCTTTGGCTCGTATTTCCTGCAAATATTTACGCTGCACGTAAGAACATCTCTTATAAAGATGAAAGAGATGAAACAGATAGTGTTAAGCAGCATGTCATTCGTTTACCATCACAATTTGTCATGGTCGCACTTGCGAAACTATTATAA